The Mycoplasmopsis equigenitalium genome contains a region encoding:
- a CDS encoding NCS2 family permease, with protein MNQNNDIDNDIRQNNPENSQNVNGNGVVTQKKQSWVDRFFRLSERNTNWKREIIAGIITFLAMCYILVVNPSMLEFRVDKLDINGKPIIDAVTGKPETVVLGLPWGGAFLATALSAFVGTMVMGFFGNLPLGLAPGMGINAFFTYVVMGQFKYKPEEALGAALLAGLLFLIISLTPLRRIMIKAIPKDLKLAIGAGIGFFIAFVGLQNAGIIVKNPGTAVALGDLTQPKVLLALGGIVLSIILYSINFKFNFIVSIVATTVVGIIINYIYYAVNNGATLDGLPKFEGFDYSTLAEYKNVIGKGVVAIFTQNFWKISLIGILVSFLFVDMFDTIGTFMGVTEPLGIVDEKGELKGAHKGLISDSIATVAGAVLGTSAVTTYIESTAGIKAGGKTGLTAVTIAVLFALSIPLFPAIKIFSTSASTSMVLFTVGAMMVVQLKNLNWEDVTITLPAFATILFMTLTYSITNGIAFGFISFVVMQMVRGKFKEIHPMMYGLAVAFIAYFALTALLV; from the coding sequence ATGAATCAAAACAACGATATCGACAACGATATCAGACAAAACAACCCTGAAAATTCACAAAATGTGAATGGTAATGGGGTTGTTACTCAGAAAAAACAAAGCTGAGTAGATCGTTTCTTTCGTTTAAGTGAAAGAAACACAAATTGAAAAAGGGAAATTATTGCCGGAATTATTACATTCCTTGCAATGTGCTATATTCTAGTTGTTAACCCAAGTATGCTTGAGTTTAGGGTTGATAAACTCGATATTAATGGAAAACCAATAATCGATGCTGTTACCGGTAAACCAGAAACAGTAGTTCTTGGACTTCCATGGGGTGGTGCATTTCTTGCAACAGCGCTTTCGGCTTTTGTCGGAACAATGGTTATGGGATTCTTTGGTAATTTACCACTAGGACTAGCTCCAGGAATGGGAATCAATGCTTTCTTTACATATGTAGTAATGGGTCAATTTAAATATAAACCAGAAGAAGCTCTTGGTGCTGCATTACTTGCTGGTCTTCTCTTCTTAATTATTTCTTTAACACCACTCAGAAGAATTATGATCAAAGCAATACCAAAGGATCTAAAATTAGCAATCGGTGCTGGAATTGGATTCTTTATCGCTTTTGTAGGATTACAAAATGCTGGAATTATTGTTAAAAATCCTGGTACTGCTGTAGCACTTGGCGATTTAACTCAACCTAAAGTTTTACTTGCATTAGGTGGAATCGTTTTATCAATTATTCTTTATTCAATCAATTTTAAATTTAACTTTATTGTTTCAATCGTAGCTACTACTGTTGTAGGAATTATTATTAATTATATTTACTACGCTGTAAATAATGGTGCGACTCTAGATGGTTTACCAAAATTTGAAGGATTTGATTACTCAACCTTAGCAGAATACAAAAACGTAATTGGTAAAGGTGTAGTCGCAATCTTTACTCAAAACTTCTGAAAAATTAGTTTAATTGGTATTTTAGTATCATTCTTGTTTGTTGATATGTTCGATACAATTGGAACTTTTATGGGAGTAACCGAACCATTAGGAATCGTTGATGAAAAAGGTGAACTTAAAGGCGCACATAAAGGTCTTATTTCAGACTCAATTGCAACTGTAGCAGGTGCCGTTTTAGGAACAAGTGCTGTAACAACTTATATTGAGTCAACTGCAGGTATTAAAGCAGGTGGCAAAACCGGACTTACCGCAGTTACTATTGCAGTTTTATTTGCGTTATCAATTCCACTTTTCCCTGCTATCAAAATATTTAGTACAAGCGCATCAACATCTATGGTGTTGTTCACTGTTGGAGCAATGATGGTTGTACAGCTTAAAAATCTTAACTGAGAAGATGTAACCATTACTTTACCCGCATTTGCAACCATTCTCTTTATGACACTAACATACTCAATTACAAACGGTATTGCATTTGGATTTATTAGTTTCGTGGTTATGCAAATGGTTCGTGGTAAATTCAAAGAAATTCACCCAATGATGTATGGTTTAGCGGTAGCATTTATTGCCTACTTTGCTCTCACAGCACTTCTCGTTTAA
- the nrdF gene encoding class 1b ribonucleoside-diphosphate reductase subunit beta, giving the protein MKITKKTLKPKTQKNDKIRQKNAYYYESVSPIEYVKKGFKGRLRSVNWNWINDDKDLEVWSRVTQNFWLPEKIPVSNDLKSWNSLSENWQQLITRTFTGLTLLDTIQATVCDIAQIENGLTDHEQVIYANFAFMVGVHARSYGTIFSTLCSSEQIEEAHDWVISNESLQNRAKALIPFYSCGDPLKSKVAAALMPGFLLYGGFYLPFYLAARSKLPNTSDIIRLILRDKVIHNYYSGYKYQRKLAKATPERQAEMKKFTFDLTYKLIDLEKKYLTELYKGFELENGQSLAEDAIRFSLYNAGKFLQNLGYESPFTDEETKISPEVFAQLSARADENHDFFSGNGSSYVMGVSEETEDEDWEF; this is encoded by the coding sequence ATGAAAATTACAAAAAAAACACTAAAACCAAAAACACAAAAAAATGACAAAATTCGTCAAAAAAATGCCTATTATTACGAATCGGTTTCACCAATTGAATACGTTAAAAAAGGATTCAAAGGCCGTTTACGTTCAGTTAACTGAAACTGAATTAATGATGATAAGGATTTAGAAGTTTGAAGCCGGGTAACACAAAACTTTTGATTACCTGAAAAAATTCCAGTATCAAATGACTTGAAATCATGAAATTCATTGTCAGAAAACTGACAACAACTTATTACAAGAACATTTACTGGTCTTACCTTATTAGACACAATTCAAGCTACAGTTTGTGATATTGCACAAATTGAAAATGGATTAACAGACCATGAACAAGTTATTTATGCTAACTTTGCATTTATGGTTGGGGTTCATGCTCGAAGTTATGGAACAATTTTCTCGACACTTTGTTCAAGCGAACAAATTGAAGAGGCGCACGATTGAGTAATCAGTAACGAATCACTTCAAAATCGTGCTAAAGCTTTAATTCCATTTTATTCATGTGGTGACCCGCTCAAATCAAAAGTTGCTGCTGCCTTAATGCCAGGATTTTTACTTTATGGTGGTTTCTACTTACCATTTTATTTAGCAGCTAGAAGCAAGTTGCCAAACACCAGTGATATTATCCGTCTAATTTTACGTGACAAAGTTATCCACAATTACTACAGTGGTTATAAATACCAACGTAAATTGGCAAAAGCAACACCCGAAAGACAAGCAGAAATGAAAAAATTCACTTTCGATTTAACTTACAAATTAATCGATTTAGAAAAGAAATATTTAACTGAACTTTATAAAGGATTCGAGCTAGAAAACGGTCAAAGTTTAGCAGAAGACGCTATTCGTTTCAGCCTTTATAATGCTGGTAAGTTTTTACAAAACTTAGGTTACGAGTCGCCATTTACCGATGAAGAAACTAAAATTTCGCCAGAAGTATTTGCACAATTATCAGCTCGTGCTGATGAAAATCACGACTTCTTCTCAGGAAACGGAAGTTCATACGTGATGGGAGTTAGTGAAGAAACAGAAGATGAAGATTGGGAGTTTTAA
- the rplL gene encoding 50S ribosomal protein L7/L12, with protein sequence MAKLTKESFISSLKEMSIKEVMELVDAMKEEFGIDPSAVAVAAGPAAGGEAAEEKSTVKLMLKGDGGAKIPTLKAVKEALNLSLMDAKKLVESAPVALLDNAKPEEAEALKAKILELSPTAELEVE encoded by the coding sequence ATGGCAAAATTAACTAAAGAAAGTTTTATTAGTTCATTAAAAGAAATGAGCATCAAAGAAGTAATGGAACTTGTTGATGCAATGAAAGAAGAATTTGGTATTGACCCTAGTGCTGTTGCAGTTGCTGCTGGTCCAGCAGCTGGTGGTGAGGCTGCTGAAGAAAAATCAACAGTTAAATTAATGCTAAAAGGAGATGGTGGTGCTAAAATCCCTACTCTTAAAGCAGTTAAAGAAGCACTTAACTTATCACTTATGGATGCAAAAAAACTTGTTGAATCAGCACCTGTTGCTTTACTAGACAACGCAAAACCTGAAGAAGCAGAAGCGCTTAAAGCAAAAATTCTTGAACTTTCACCTACAGCTGAACTTGAAGTTGAATAA
- the rplJ gene encoding 50S ribosomal protein L10 — MADSKFRLIKKDTVKEISNKLANSKALVVAQYSGLKVSELQTLRREAKHHGVDIKVYKNRLFKLAAADAKLNDLDQYLVGSSIFAFSNNDDMSAAKVLSAFAKTNKLLVIKAGTYEGKVIDADGVKMVASLPTYEEALGILGRSLLAPLQQISIGLKMLVDENKLAN, encoded by the coding sequence ATGGCCGACTCTAAATTTCGTTTAATTAAAAAAGATACTGTGAAAGAAATTAGTAACAAGCTTGCTAATTCTAAAGCATTAGTTGTGGCACAATACAGTGGTCTAAAAGTTTCGGAATTACAAACTTTACGTCGTGAAGCAAAACATCACGGTGTAGATATCAAAGTTTATAAAAACCGTCTTTTTAAATTAGCTGCTGCCGACGCTAAATTAAACGATCTAGATCAATATTTAGTAGGTTCATCAATTTTTGCTTTTAGTAATAATGATGATATGTCTGCTGCTAAAGTTTTATCAGCTTTTGCGAAAACAAACAAGTTGCTTGTAATTAAAGCTGGTACATATGAAGGAAAAGTGATCGATGCTGATGGTGTCAAAATGGTGGCAAGCTTGCCAACTTATGAAGAAGCGCTTGGCATTCTTGGCCGTTCACTACTCGCTCCCCTTCAACAAATTTCAATTGGCTTAAAAATGCTTGTTGATGAAAATAAATTAGCTAATTAA
- the nrdI gene encoding class Ib ribonucleoside-diphosphate reductase assembly flavoprotein NrdI, with protein sequence MHKDIIKVKGIDKPSGDILCVYYSSLTENTHTFVTQKLKLDSLRIPYEKKLVNKDDKPVEGTILVDRDYVLFCPTFSGGGEFKEGAVPKEVIKFLNVKQNRDHCKGVIVSGNTNFNETFALAGPILSKKLNVPLLYQFELRGTNDDVTRVRQILTDFWGK encoded by the coding sequence ATGCATAAAGATATTATTAAAGTTAAAGGAATTGACAAACCAAGTGGTGACATTCTTTGTGTTTATTATTCAAGTTTAACCGAAAATACACACACATTTGTGACCCAAAAGCTTAAATTAGATTCATTACGTATTCCATACGAAAAAAAACTAGTTAATAAAGATGACAAACCAGTTGAAGGTACTATTTTAGTTGATCGTGACTATGTGTTATTTTGTCCAACATTTAGTGGCGGCGGCGAATTCAAAGAAGGCGCCGTGCCAAAAGAAGTGATTAAATTTTTAAATGTTAAACAAAATCGCGATCACTGTAAAGGGGTAATTGTTTCAGGTAACACCAACTTTAATGAAACATTTGCTCTTGCTGGTCCAATTTTAAGTAAAAAATTAAATGTACCATTACTTTACCAATTTGAGTTACGTGGTACAAATGACGATGTTACTAGAGTAAGACAAATTTTGACCGATTTTTGAGGAAAATAA